A single region of the Mesorhizobium sp. NZP2077 genome encodes:
- a CDS encoding tyrosine-type recombinase/integrase: MILRDAIEQYVAWRRAHGAKLTSVANLLRDFLRYADGDANCDQVSAAQVLAFLAGKRPLAWHRVNKHYALSGFWRFAISRGHATGSPLPSSEPKAPPRTPPYIYTHDDLRRLFDPETIANSRRGAVQLDAVTLRTLLLMLYGAGLRFSEATGLTLADVDLDEAILTIRATKFYKSRLVPIGPQLATVLANYMPVRRRGRCAQGETSFLLANRDGTRLASSTVQSAFDALRRSAGVPGSAGGRRTPRLHDLRHSFAVHSLTSWYRQGADVQRLLPVLSTYLGHSDLEGTKVYLSMTPELLQQAALRFASYAEGGRHA; encoded by the coding sequence ATGATACTGCGCGATGCGATCGAGCAATATGTCGCCTGGCGACGCGCCCATGGAGCTAAACTCACAAGCGTTGCCAATCTTCTGCGTGACTTTCTCAGATATGCCGATGGGGACGCCAACTGCGATCAAGTGAGCGCCGCTCAGGTTCTGGCCTTCCTGGCGGGAAAGAGACCGTTGGCTTGGCACCGGGTGAACAAACATTACGCCCTTTCCGGCTTTTGGCGATTTGCGATCAGCCGCGGCCACGCAACAGGCTCGCCGCTTCCGTCCAGCGAACCGAAAGCGCCGCCTCGTACGCCGCCATATATCTATACACATGACGATCTGCGGCGGCTCTTCGATCCCGAAACCATTGCGAACAGCCGACGCGGTGCTGTTCAGCTCGACGCCGTGACCCTCCGCACGCTGCTTCTCATGCTATATGGAGCAGGGTTGCGCTTCAGCGAAGCGACGGGCCTCACTCTGGCGGACGTCGATCTCGACGAAGCCATTCTAACCATACGCGCGACGAAGTTCTACAAAAGCCGACTGGTTCCGATCGGACCCCAACTGGCAACGGTGCTGGCGAACTACATGCCTGTGCGACGGCGCGGCCGATGTGCACAGGGAGAGACTTCGTTCCTCCTGGCAAACCGGGACGGCACACGCCTCGCCAGCAGCACGGTGCAGAGCGCATTTGACGCATTGCGGCGCAGCGCTGGGGTTCCCGGGTCGGCGGGCGGCCGGCGAACCCCGCGACTGCACGACTTGAGACACAGCTTCGCCGTTCACAGCCTGACATCCTGGTATCGTCAGGGAGCGGATGTCCAACGGTTGCTGCCCGTACTCTCCACTTATCTGGGCCATTCCGATCTGGAGGGCACCAAGGTCTATCTGTCGATGACCCCGGAGCTTCTGCAGCAGGCTGCGCTACGCTTTGCTTCCTATGCGGAGGGAGGCCGACATGCCTGA
- a CDS encoding tyrosine-type recombinase/integrase gives MPEFVTLGPWLRRFLSEYIVTERNLARNTRASYRDTFSLLLPFVSRKLRKSVDRLAVRDLSSALVLQFLAYLEEDRGCSARTRNQRLAAIRAFARFIGSRDPAHVEWCGHIRAIASKKSLSQPVGWLTRTEMESMLAVPDRKTRRGQSEYALLLFLYNTGARVSEAAQLKVGDLQIGGGNGGHDLATLHGKGGKTRQCPLWPETERVLAPEIHGRAIDDAVFVSRLGTAFTRFGVYRLIERCAARVPKLAGRTITPHVIRHTTACHLVLAGVDINTIRAWLGHVSISTTNIYAEIDLTLKANAVALCEVGESRPGRSWKEDKDLMTFLKSL, from the coding sequence ATGCCTGAATTCGTAACCCTTGGCCCATGGCTCCGGCGCTTCCTGTCCGAATACATCGTCACCGAACGCAATCTGGCCCGGAACACCCGCGCCAGTTATCGCGACACGTTCAGCCTATTACTGCCGTTCGTCAGCCGTAAGCTGCGCAAATCCGTCGACCGGTTGGCCGTGCGCGATCTCAGCTCGGCACTGGTGCTGCAGTTCCTCGCATATCTCGAGGAAGATCGCGGATGCTCGGCTCGGACCCGCAACCAGAGGCTTGCTGCAATCCGCGCGTTCGCTCGCTTCATAGGCAGCCGGGATCCCGCCCATGTCGAGTGGTGCGGCCATATCCGGGCCATCGCGTCGAAGAAATCCCTGTCGCAACCGGTCGGATGGCTCACCAGAACGGAAATGGAGTCCATGCTCGCCGTCCCCGACCGCAAAACCAGGAGGGGCCAAAGCGAGTATGCGCTTCTGCTCTTTCTCTACAACACTGGAGCGCGTGTCTCTGAGGCCGCGCAGCTGAAAGTGGGCGATCTCCAGATCGGGGGCGGCAACGGCGGTCACGACCTCGCCACCCTGCACGGAAAGGGCGGAAAGACGCGCCAATGTCCATTGTGGCCGGAAACGGAACGAGTGCTGGCTCCCGAGATACATGGACGCGCGATCGATGATGCGGTCTTTGTCAGCCGGCTTGGAACCGCGTTCACCCGCTTCGGCGTCTATCGCCTTATCGAGCGCTGCGCCGCGCGCGTTCCGAAGCTGGCTGGCAGAACGATAACCCCCCATGTCATCCGGCATACGACGGCTTGCCATCTGGTCCTGGCCGGCGTGGACATCAACACGATCCGTGCATGGCTAGGCCACGTCTCGATCAGCACCACCAATATCTACGCCGAGATCGACCTGACGCTCAAGGCCAATGCGGTGGCTCTTTGCGAGGTCGGTGAATCAAGACCCGGTCGAT